Proteins encoded together in one Miscanthus floridulus cultivar M001 chromosome 16, ASM1932011v1, whole genome shotgun sequence window:
- the LOC136512125 gene encoding coronatine-insensitive protein homolog 1b-like → MGGEAPERRWLTRALSISGGDGGWVPEEMLHLVMGFVEDPRDREAASLVCRRWHRVDALSRKHVTVPFCYAVSPARLLARFPRLESLAVKGKPRAAMYGLIPDDWGAYARPWVTELAAPLECLKALHLRRMIVTDNDLAELVRARGHMLQELKLDKCTGFSTDGLRLVAHSCRSLRTLFLEECQINDKGREWIHDLAVSCPVLTTLNFHMTELQVMPADLELLAKSCKSLISLKISDCDLSDLIGFFQFATVLEEFAGGTFNEQGELTMYGNVRFPSRLCSLGLTFMGTNEMPIIFPLSAILKKLDLQYTFLTTEDHCQLIAKCPNLLVLAVRNVIGDRGLGVVADTCKKLQRLRIERGDDEGGVQEEQGGVSQVGLTAIAVGCRELEYIAAYVSDITNGALESIGTFCKKLHDFRLVLLDREERITELPLDIGVRALLRGCTKLRRFALYLRPGGLSDAGLGYIGQCSGNIQYMLLGNVGETDDGLFSFALGCVNLRKLELRSCCFSERALALAILRMPSLRYVWVQGYKASQTGRDLMLMARPFWNIEFTPPNSENAGRLMEDGEPCVDSHAQILAYHSLAGKRLDCPQSVVPLYPA, encoded by the exons ATGGGCGGGGAGGCGCCGGAGCGCCGGTGGCTGACCCGCGCGCTGAGCatcagcggcggcgacggcggctggGTTCCCGAGGAGATGCTGCACCTGGTGATGGGGTTCGTCGAGGACCCGCGCGACCGGGAGGCCGCGTCGCTGGTGTGCCGCCGGTGGCACCGCGTCGACGCGCTCTCGCGGAAGCACGTCACGGTGCCCTTCTGCTACGCCGTGTCCCCGGCGCGCCTGCTCGCGCGGTTCCCGCGGCTCGAGTCGCTGGCCGTGAAGGGGAAGCCCCGCGCGGCCATGTACGGCCTCATACCCGACGACTGGGGCGCCTACGCCCGCCCCTGGGTCACCGAGCTCGCCGCGCCGCTCGAGTGCCTCAAGGCGCTCCACCTCCGCCGCATGATCGTCACGGACAACGACCTCGCCGAGCTCGTCCGTGCCAGGGGCCACATGCTGCAGGAGCTCAAGCTCGACAAGTGCACCGGCTTCTCCACGGATGGACTCCGCCTCGTTGCCCACTCCTGCAG ATCactgagaactttgtttctgGAAGAATGTCAAATTAACGATAAAGGCAGGGAATGGATCCACGATCTTGCAGTCAGCTGTCCTGTTCTGACAACATTGAATTTCCACATGACTGAGCTTCAAGTGATGCCAGCTGACCTAGAGCTTCTTGCAAAGAGCTGCAAGTCACTGATTTCCTTGAAGATTAGTGACTGTGATCTTTCAGATTTGATAGGGTTCTTCCAATTTGCCACAGTACTGGAAGAATTTGCTGGAGGGACATTCAATGAGCAAGGGGAACTCACCATGTATGGGAATGTCAGATTTCCGTCAAGACTATGCTCCTTGGGACTTACTTTCATGGGAACAAATGAAATGCCTATTATATTTCCTTTGTCTGCAATACTGAAGAAGCTGGATTTGCAGTACACTTTCCTCACCACTGAAGACCATTGCCAGCTTATTGCAAAATGTCCGAACTTACTAGTTCTCGCG GTGAGGAATGTGATTGGAGATAGAGGATTAGGTGTTGTTGCAGATACGTGCAAGAAGCTCCAAAGGCTCAGAATTGAGCGAGGAGACGATGAAGGAGGTGTGCAAGAAGAGCAAGGAGGGGTCTCTCAAGTGGGCTTGACGGCTATAGCCGTAGGTTGCCGTGAACTGGAATACATAGCTGCCTATGTGTCTGATATAACCAATGGGGCCCTGGAATCTATCGGGACATTCTGCAAAAAGCTCCATGACTTCCGGCTTGTTCTTCTTGATAGAGAAGAGAGGATAACAGAATTGCCACTGGACATTGGTGTCCGAGCTTTGTTGAGGGGCTGCACCAAACTTCGGAGGTTTGCTCTGTACTTGAGACCAGGAGGGCTCTCAGATGCAGGTCTCGGCTACATTGGACAGTGCAGTGGGAACATCCAATACATGCTTCTCGGTAATGTTGGGGAAACTGATGATGGATTGTTCAGTTTCGCATTGGGATGCGTAAACCTGAGAAAGCTTGAACTCAGGAGCTGTTGCTTCAGCGAGCGAGCTCTGGCCCTCGCAATACTACGTATGCCTTCCCTGAGGTACGTATGGGTTCAGGGCTACAAAGCGTCTCAAACCGGCCGAGACCTCATGCTCATGGCGAGGCCCTTCTGGAACATAGAGTTTACACCTCCCAATTCCGAGAACGCAGGTCGGTTGATGGAAGATGGGGAACCTTGTGTAGATAGTCATGCTCAGATACTTGCGTACCACTCCCTCGCCGGTAAGAGGTTGGACTGCCCACAATCTGTGGTCCCTTTGTATCCTGCGTGA